The Triticum dicoccoides isolate Atlit2015 ecotype Zavitan chromosome 6A, WEW_v2.0, whole genome shotgun sequence genome has a window encoding:
- the LOC119317907 gene encoding probable galacturonosyltransferase-like 9 — MAAAAPAMRAGLVLVVFLLLAASGAGAGAEGALPRFAEAPEYRNGEGCPAAVAGAGVCDPGLVHIAMTLDAHYLRGSMAAIYSLLKHASCPESLFFHFLAADAAAPGVGELRSALAASFPSLRFEIYPFRADAVTGLISASVRAALEAPLNYARNYLADLLPKCVPRAIYLDSDVLAVDDVRRLWETRLPAAAVVAAPEYCHANFSRYFTDAFWSDPDLGARVFAGRRRAPCYFNTGVMVIDLRRWRSGNYRHRVEQWMELQKEKRIYELGSLPPFLLLFAGEVEAVDHRWNQHGLGGDNILGSCRPLHKGPVSLMHWSGKGKPWDRLDAGRPCPLDHTWKSYDLYIGDGDASQASAPSWASLSSSALPAAVFSW, encoded by the coding sequence ATGGCCGCGGCCGCGCCGGCGATGCGGGCCGGGCTGGTCTTGGTGGTGTTCTTGTTGTTGGCCgcatcgggggcgggggcgggggcggagggGGCGCTGCCGCGGTTCGCGGAGGCCCCCGAGTACCGGAACGGGGAGGGCTGcccggcggcggtggccggcgcggggGTGTGCGACCCGGGGCTCGTCCACATCGCGATGACGCTCGACGCGCACTACCTCCGGGGCTCCATGGCCGCCATCTACTCGCTGCTCAAGCACGCCTCCTGCCCGGagtcgctcttcttccacttcctcGCCGCTGACGCCGCCGCGCCCGGGGTCGGCGAGCTCCGgagcgcgctcgccgcctccttcccgTCGCTGCGGTTCGAGATCTACCCGTTCCGCGCCGACGCCGTCACGGGCCTCATCTCCGCCTCGGTGCGCGCCGCGCTCGAGGCGCCGCTCAACTACGCCAGGAACTACCTCGCCGACCTGCTCCCCAAGTGCGTGCCCCGGGCCATATACCTCGACTCGGACGTGCTCGCCGTCGACGACGTGCGCAGGCTCTGGGAGACGCgcctgcccgccgccgccgtcgtcgccgcgcccgagTACTGCCACGCCAACTTCTCCCGCTACTTCACCGACGCCTTCTGGTCCGACCCGGACCTCGGCGCGCGCGTCTTCGcgggccgccgccgcgcgccctgctACTTCAACACCGGCGTCATGGTCATCGACCTCCGGCGCTGGCGCTCGGGGAACTACCGCCACCGCGTCGAGCAGTGGATGGAGTTGCAGAAGGAGAAGCGAATCTACGAGCTGGGCTCCTTGCCCCCTTTCTTGCTCCTCTTCGCCGGCGAGGTGGAGGCTGTCGACCATCGGTGGAACCAGCACGGCTTGGGCGGCGACAACATTCTTGGTAGCTGCCGCCCGCTCCACAAGGGCCCTGTCAGCCTGATGCACTGGTCAGGCAAGGGCAAGCCATGGGATCGCCTCGACGCCGGCAGGCCTTGCCCGCTCGACCATACATGGAAATCATACGACCTCTACATTGGCGACGGTGATGCATCGCAAGCATCGGCGCCGTCCTGGGCCTCATTGTCATCATCGGCGTTGCCGGCGGCGGTGTTTTCTTGGTAG